From one Azospirillum ramasamyi genomic stretch:
- a CDS encoding MFS transporter — protein MSGPARNGSSDQANHQASNPAKRRDPISALVLRLTIVTVAVLLLAAGAASWLSLRGFDPLFQPELARKAQTVGGLMGAQIDRGLGVRIPLDRMAGLDALLEAEVRRHDDIAYIAVTDPAGRTVAAAGGPLDGLTALSPDRLSGPADGRLARGFVDVQRPLGDAADPAGALHVGVDSAYLAKASTDLALDVLSVVIVSVLLIFEVLQLVVNLAMRRVLTLRLLADRAEQGDFRATLPEIPGPLAAREDRALESGVRAALDGVNARYAGLAARVAELRRRLGGDDPRVGRAEAGLSALARRFRFRDPDTAHPPTPPLNLVFLRLPVFLFCLSEELSRPFLPAYAKSFAGEVPWLTPDMVVSLPITLFMLIWALSQPGGARFSERWGRSRAFTIGALLGSVSLALTAFAGSLAELMLWRCLTALGYGLVLITAQGIVVDHTTPRNRAAGMAMFIGALLAAGVCGPVSGGIIADQIGFRATFLLGALLALGSGLSVSLLLLRGRGAGQSAAGAGAAARPAMGSALPLFRDFRFSALMVLSAIPTKIASTAFLFCLVPLLLTADGASKAEIGRVQMMYFVAFILVSPLAASLSDRWQARRGFIAAGGIGTLASCLPILATQSLWGPPLAIALFGLSQALVGAPQLTLVSQIARDGGLPETAAIGWYRLIERLGGALGPVTAMAVAVATSYREAMLSIGLLCGASALLFWILFRTGRPAARPQEA, from the coding sequence ATGAGCGGTCCGGCCCGCAACGGCTCCTCCGATCAGGCCAACCATCAGGCCAGCAATCCGGCCAAGCGGCGCGACCCGATCAGCGCGCTGGTTCTGCGGCTGACCATCGTCACGGTCGCGGTGCTGCTGCTGGCGGCCGGTGCGGCCTCCTGGCTGTCGCTGCGCGGATTCGACCCGCTGTTCCAGCCCGAACTGGCGCGCAAGGCGCAGACGGTCGGCGGCCTGATGGGAGCGCAGATCGACCGCGGGCTCGGCGTCCGCATTCCGCTGGACCGCATGGCCGGTCTCGACGCCCTGCTGGAGGCGGAGGTCCGACGCCACGACGACATCGCCTACATCGCGGTGACCGACCCCGCCGGTCGCACCGTCGCGGCGGCGGGCGGGCCGCTGGACGGCCTCACCGCCCTGTCGCCGGACCGGCTGAGCGGCCCCGCCGACGGTCGGCTGGCCCGCGGCTTCGTCGATGTCCAGCGCCCGCTGGGCGACGCCGCCGACCCGGCCGGCGCGCTGCATGTCGGCGTCGACAGCGCCTATCTGGCCAAGGCCTCGACCGATCTGGCTCTGGACGTGCTGTCGGTGGTCATCGTCTCCGTCCTGCTGATCTTCGAGGTGCTGCAGCTGGTGGTGAACCTCGCCATGCGGCGGGTGCTGACCCTGCGGCTGCTGGCCGATCGGGCGGAGCAGGGGGATTTCCGCGCCACCCTGCCGGAGATTCCGGGTCCACTCGCGGCGCGGGAGGACCGGGCGCTGGAGAGCGGCGTGCGCGCGGCGCTGGACGGCGTCAACGCCCGCTATGCCGGCCTCGCCGCGCGGGTGGCGGAGCTGCGCCGCCGGCTGGGCGGCGACGACCCGCGGGTCGGCCGGGCGGAGGCCGGGCTGTCGGCGCTCGCCCGCCGCTTCCGCTTCCGCGATCCGGACACCGCGCATCCGCCGACGCCGCCGCTGAACCTCGTCTTCCTGAGGCTGCCGGTTTTCCTGTTCTGCCTGTCGGAGGAGCTGTCGCGCCCCTTCCTGCCGGCCTATGCCAAGTCCTTCGCCGGCGAGGTGCCGTGGCTGACGCCGGACATGGTGGTCAGCCTGCCGATCACGCTGTTCATGCTGATCTGGGCGCTGTCGCAGCCGGGCGGCGCCCGTTTCTCCGAGCGCTGGGGCCGGTCGCGCGCCTTCACCATCGGCGCCCTGCTGGGCTCCGTCAGCCTCGCGCTGACCGCCTTCGCCGGGTCGCTGGCCGAACTGATGCTGTGGCGCTGCCTGACCGCGCTCGGCTACGGGCTGGTGCTGATCACCGCGCAGGGCATCGTCGTCGACCACACCACGCCGCGCAACCGCGCCGCCGGCATGGCGATGTTCATCGGCGCGCTGCTGGCCGCCGGCGTCTGCGGCCCGGTCAGCGGCGGCATCATCGCCGACCAGATCGGCTTCCGCGCCACCTTCCTGCTGGGTGCGCTTCTGGCCCTGGGCTCCGGCCTGTCGGTCAGCCTGCTCCTGCTGCGCGGCCGTGGAGCGGGGCAGTCCGCTGCCGGCGCCGGTGCCGCGGCCCGGCCGGCGATGGGCAGCGCCCTGCCGCTGTTCCGCGACTTCCGCTTCTCCGCCCTGATGGTGCTGAGCGCCATCCCGACCAAGATCGCCTCGACCGCCTTCCTCTTCTGCCTCGTGCCGCTGCTGCTGACCGCCGACGGCGCGTCGAAGGCGGAGATCGGGCGGGTGCAGATGATGTATTTCGTCGCCTTCATCCTGGTGTCGCCGCTGGCCGCCAGCCTGTCCGACCGCTGGCAGGCGCGGCGCGGCTTCATCGCCGCCGGCGGCATCGGCACGCTGGCGAGCTGCCTGCCCATCCTCGCCACCCAGTCGCTGTGGGGGCCGCCGCTGGCCATCGCCCTGTTCGGTCTGTCCCAGGCCCTGGTCGGCGCGCCGCAGCTGACCCTGGTCTCGCAGATCGCCCGCGACGGCGGCCTGCCCGAGACCGCGGCGATCGGCTGGTACCGGCTGATCGAACGGCTGGGCGGCGCGCTCGGCCCCGTCACCGCGATGGCGGTGGCGGTCGCCACCTCCTACCGCGAGGCGATGCTGAGCATCGGCCTGCTGTGCGGGGCGAGCGCGCTTCTGTTCTGGATCCTTTTCCGCACCGGGCGCCCGGCCGCCCGGCCACAGGAGGCATGA
- a CDS encoding DUF6931 family protein, with translation MDIGLLPKLRFARAAEAVAGLDLSPEAKALYAPNAPTAAFLKALIDAELYVDAIRLLGMALPRREAVWWGCLSARGALPDEPAPADVAALEAAEAWVYRPTEENRRACFAPAEAMNFDTPCAYAAMAAFWSGGSLAPPDAAVVVPPGDGLTGTAAAAAVLIAAAAVPKEIAARQRASLVQALDIANGGSGKVGAA, from the coding sequence TGGACCTGTCGCCGGAGGCGAAGGCGCTGTACGCGCCGAACGCTCCGACGGCGGCCTTTCTGAAGGCGCTGATCGACGCCGAACTGTATGTGGACGCCATCCGGCTGCTGGGCATGGCCCTGCCGCGGCGCGAGGCCGTGTGGTGGGGCTGCCTGTCCGCCCGCGGCGCGCTGCCGGACGAGCCGGCGCCGGCCGACGTCGCGGCGCTGGAGGCGGCGGAGGCCTGGGTCTACCGCCCGACGGAGGAGAACCGCCGCGCCTGCTTCGCGCCGGCCGAGGCGATGAATTTCGATACCCCCTGCGCCTATGCCGCCATGGCCGCCTTCTGGTCGGGCGGCAGCCTCGCCCCGCCCGATGCGGCGGTGGTGGTGCCGCCGGGCGACGGGCTGACCGGAACGGCCGCCGCCGCCGCGGTGCTGATCGCCGCCGCGGCGGTGCCGAAGGAGATCGCGGCCCGCCAACGCGCCTCGCTGGTCCAGGCATTGGACATCGCCAACGGCGGCAGCGGCAAGGTGGGGGCGGCGTGA
- a CDS encoding ABC transporter substrate-binding protein, translating into MTAMGLDESDLLRIRRRSLLRLAAAGGLALPGLPLAGGSLIGSALAATAPDRTFRITMVLGRGESDNEFGFKDYLARRGLKVEYTIRNTGGDTAKLPGIIQEIKDTRPDLVYSWGTPQTRALVGPHDEADPRKHVTDIPVVFTFVAAPVDAKIVPDLARSGRNVTGTIHIAPIAVQLNTIQAYRTIKRLGVVYNPQERNSVLTIEGLRAETALRGLELIEEPVPLNDRGEPIAAAVPDALGRVARRGGEVLYIGPDTFIAFHNRSVVAAEALRLGLPTFSVTELIVRTDKAMLALASSAYGIGRFTAFKAAQILVDGVSPAEIPVETLKRFSVIINMATVRALEYYPPIGLLNFAEIIES; encoded by the coding sequence ATGACCGCGATGGGATTGGACGAAAGCGATCTGCTCCGCATCCGCCGCCGCTCGCTGCTGCGCCTTGCCGCCGCCGGCGGGCTGGCCCTGCCCGGACTGCCGCTGGCCGGCGGGTCTCTGATCGGCTCGGCGCTGGCCGCCACGGCTCCCGACAGGACCTTCCGCATCACCATGGTGCTGGGCCGCGGCGAGAGCGACAACGAATTCGGCTTCAAGGATTATCTGGCCCGGCGCGGCCTGAAGGTGGAGTACACCATCCGCAACACCGGCGGAGACACAGCCAAGCTTCCGGGCATCATCCAGGAGATCAAGGATACCCGCCCCGACCTCGTCTACAGCTGGGGCACGCCGCAGACCCGCGCGCTGGTCGGCCCCCATGACGAGGCGGACCCGCGCAAGCACGTCACCGACATCCCGGTGGTCTTCACCTTCGTCGCCGCCCCGGTGGATGCGAAGATCGTGCCCGATCTCGCCCGGTCGGGGCGCAACGTCACCGGAACCATCCACATCGCGCCGATCGCGGTGCAGCTCAACACCATCCAGGCCTATCGCACGATCAAGCGGCTGGGCGTGGTCTACAACCCTCAGGAACGCAACTCCGTCCTCACCATCGAGGGGCTGCGGGCGGAGACCGCGCTGCGCGGGCTGGAACTGATCGAGGAGCCGGTCCCCCTGAACGACCGCGGCGAGCCGATCGCCGCCGCGGTGCCCGACGCGCTGGGCCGGGTGGCGAGGCGCGGGGGCGAGGTGCTCTATATCGGCCCCGACACCTTCATCGCCTTCCACAACCGCAGCGTCGTGGCGGCGGAGGCGTTGCGCCTGGGCCTGCCGACCTTCTCGGTGACCGAACTGATCGTGCGCACCGACAAGGCGATGCTGGCTCTGGCGAGCAGCGCCTACGGCATCGGCCGCTTCACCGCCTTCAAGGCGGCGCAGATCCTGGTGGACGGCGTCAGTCCGGCGGAAATTCCCGTGGAAACGCTGAAGCGCTTTTCCGTCATCATCAACATGGCCACGGTCCGGGCGCTGGAATACTACCCGCCGATCGGGCTTCTGAATTTCGCGGAAATCATCGAATCATGA
- a CDS encoding GNAT family N-acetyltransferase, producing the protein MSARIPMTMPFGGAPLCGEAARAVAAVRLRTLAADLPDGLTVRMMDLDDSNLLADFRVRVVATLEDPDHYRMAGEVGNFVTDHLGDRGLTAGIFRQDGRSGTRLVAYGALGLPSGDDPNRGRDLDLPEAELPWVAHMSSAMVDPSERGRGLHHRLIDWRIEVAEALGRRHLITTVSTRNHRSWGHLAGHGIYPKRLVRVGGDLVRLLVHRDFTADPVFDTASAELVAVEDLVGRWDVFERGHVWGRVAVGEGAALRWYALCGREKGSAGAA; encoded by the coding sequence ATGAGCGCCCGCATTCCCATGACGATGCCGTTCGGCGGCGCTCCCCTGTGCGGCGAGGCCGCCCGCGCGGTGGCCGCCGTCCGCCTGAGGACGCTGGCCGCCGATCTGCCGGACGGGTTGACCGTCCGCATGATGGACCTGGACGATTCCAACCTGCTGGCCGATTTCCGCGTCCGCGTGGTGGCGACGCTGGAGGATCCCGACCATTACCGCATGGCGGGCGAGGTCGGGAACTTCGTCACCGACCATCTGGGCGACCGGGGGCTGACCGCCGGCATCTTCCGGCAGGATGGGCGCTCAGGCACCCGTCTGGTCGCCTACGGCGCGCTGGGCCTGCCGTCCGGCGACGATCCCAACCGGGGCCGCGACCTCGACCTGCCGGAAGCGGAACTGCCCTGGGTCGCGCACATGTCGTCGGCTATGGTCGATCCGTCGGAGCGCGGGCGCGGCCTGCATCACCGTCTGATCGACTGGCGGATCGAGGTGGCGGAGGCGCTGGGCCGCCGGCACCTGATCACCACCGTCAGCACCCGCAACCACCGCAGCTGGGGCCATCTGGCCGGTCACGGCATCTATCCGAAGCGGCTGGTGCGCGTCGGCGGCGATCTGGTCCGGCTGCTGGTCCACCGCGACTTCACCGCCGATCCGGTCTTCGACACCGCCAGCGCCGAACTGGTGGCTGTCGAGGATTTGGTCGGGCGCTGGGACGTGTTCGAGCGCGGCCATGTCTGGGGCCGCGTCGCCGTCGGCGAGGGCGCCGCGCTGCGCTGGTACGCGCTGTGCGGCCGGGAAAAGGGCTCCGCTGGAGCGGCATGA
- a CDS encoding type VI secretion system-associated FHA domain protein, which produces MKLRLTLIQCPPAQGGDIARDLGTGRLVIGRGPDCDWVLNDPERMLSKTHCMVEFKGGVYIVIDSSTNGVFLNDAPTPIGRGNSAVVGEGDRLRMGGFVMRAGFAAEEAPPANDPFLAVLRGSGETAQSSAASPEEDPFALPAFGRGPVSVMPIPDDDDLFGDLPKPDDRWGGKPGGNSGGGWQPTAAGNTPGGDPDWPGSAQTDFSPDSLGTIRVSTEQAGFGHGNGGTSIPDDWLDDPVELTPAAQPSGPPPVQPFAAQPAAPSAIPAATPPADWAADWNEEPLVPPAFGARPSTSTPLADEASDALSLALVDAVLSLVRRQAALEALLGLDPDETMAQGDSILRRAVDADDALARLRALPPAEAEALLQAAVSDGAAHQSALLAAVRELTGETADGGTRLAALYRRLLPIHRHALGG; this is translated from the coding sequence ATGAAGCTGCGCCTGACCCTGATCCAATGCCCGCCCGCCCAGGGCGGCGACATCGCCCGCGATCTCGGCACCGGACGGTTGGTGATCGGCCGCGGTCCCGACTGCGACTGGGTGCTGAACGACCCGGAGCGGATGCTGTCCAAGACCCATTGCATGGTGGAGTTCAAGGGCGGCGTCTACATCGTCATCGACAGTTCCACCAACGGCGTCTTCCTGAACGACGCGCCGACCCCCATCGGCCGCGGCAACTCCGCCGTGGTGGGGGAGGGCGACCGGCTGCGGATGGGCGGCTTCGTCATGCGCGCCGGCTTCGCCGCGGAGGAGGCGCCGCCCGCCAACGACCCCTTCCTGGCGGTCCTGCGCGGTTCCGGCGAAACGGCGCAGTCGTCGGCGGCCTCGCCCGAGGAGGATCCCTTCGCCCTGCCGGCCTTCGGCCGTGGGCCGGTGTCGGTGATGCCGATCCCCGACGACGACGACCTGTTCGGCGACCTGCCGAAGCCGGACGACCGTTGGGGCGGCAAGCCGGGTGGCAATTCGGGCGGTGGCTGGCAGCCAACCGCAGCCGGAAACACGCCGGGCGGCGATCCCGATTGGCCGGGTTCCGCCCAGACCGACTTCTCGCCGGACAGCCTCGGCACCATCCGGGTATCGACCGAACAGGCGGGCTTCGGCCATGGCAATGGCGGAACGTCGATCCCCGACGATTGGCTCGACGATCCGGTCGAACTGACGCCGGCCGCCCAGCCGTCCGGCCCGCCGCCCGTCCAGCCCTTCGCGGCGCAGCCGGCCGCCCCGTCCGCAATTCCGGCCGCCACCCCGCCTGCCGATTGGGCCGCCGACTGGAACGAGGAGCCGCTGGTCCCGCCGGCCTTCGGTGCGCGTCCGTCGACCTCCACCCCTCTGGCCGACGAGGCCTCCGACGCGCTCAGCCTTGCGCTGGTCGATGCCGTGCTGTCGCTGGTGCGGCGGCAGGCGGCGCTTGAGGCGCTGCTCGGCCTCGACCCGGACGAGACGATGGCGCAGGGGGACTCGATCCTGCGCCGCGCCGTGGATGCCGACGACGCGCTGGCCCGCCTGCGCGCCCTGCCGCCCGCCGAGGCGGAGGCGCTGCTGCAGGCGGCGGTGTCCGACGGTGCGGCCCATCAGTCGGCCCTGCTGGCGGCGGTGCGCGAGCTTACCGGAGAGACCGCCGACGGCGGCACCCGGCTGGCCGCGCTGTACCGCCGGCTCCTGCCGATCCACCGCCACGCGCTGGGCGGCTGA
- a CDS encoding PP2C family protein-serine/threonine phosphatase produces MLLQTRIILFVLATVTVVAGLLLGFAALREDALDRRARELELERLETSWQLAVSGAVGRIDQGLGRLAGDAEIARAVEGEERGALDRRVAALGVVTAPATGGITDVNLLSKSGELLYSTDPALEPEPLLNRGALDAILSGQKLARGVRLVDGERLVVVAGVPIYAGTGAGGGQGSGAGVTGAAVAGLDFVAALDVLRRTTGGRVFAVTRNGAAFDGESDPLWPAVKPLVRPAERSITTVAGGGRRYALASLPVADLAGGRVATVLIASDVTQAVEEQALWSVAYVAAVGLVLLGALGLLYGFLRRNFSTLDGAVKALQDLSRGRAMGYVELPAGNDEIGRIAGAVEVFRGVMREIERSAGQRERRLRRQQRFIRRQMEALAVTLEEDARQNLLEELRQIEAETHDAQSAQSKGVGDELGLLALGFSRLATRVSTQQVQLTQMVRDLREALEDKRRLISLQQELEIARTMQLTILPQVFPDLPELDIAARMIPAKEVGGDFYDFFPISEHKVALVIADVSGKGIPAAFFMLITRTMLRAIAESGVGPAETMRRVNNLLAAENEQMMFVTVFYGELDLRTGVLAFSNGGHNPPLRMTASGAVKEFERTPGIALAAMPDMPFGEKSVTLDTGDMVVLFTDGVTEAFNGEEVMYGDPRLVAAVAGQSSASARDGLDGVLADVARFTAGAPQSDDITCLVLRWRGAADAPAAILAQQADPVA; encoded by the coding sequence ATGCTGCTTCAGACCCGCATCATCCTGTTCGTCCTCGCCACCGTCACCGTGGTGGCCGGCCTTCTCCTCGGCTTCGCCGCGCTGCGCGAGGATGCCCTCGACCGCCGTGCGCGCGAGCTGGAGCTGGAGCGCCTCGAAACCTCCTGGCAGCTGGCGGTGTCGGGCGCCGTCGGGCGCATCGACCAGGGGCTGGGCCGTCTGGCGGGCGACGCCGAGATCGCCCGCGCGGTGGAGGGGGAGGAGCGCGGCGCGTTGGACCGCCGCGTCGCGGCGCTCGGCGTCGTTACCGCGCCGGCCACCGGTGGGATCACCGACGTCAACCTGCTGTCGAAGTCGGGGGAGCTGCTCTACAGCACCGATCCGGCGCTGGAGCCGGAACCGCTGCTGAACCGCGGCGCGCTCGACGCCATCCTGTCCGGCCAGAAGCTGGCGCGCGGCGTCCGTCTGGTCGACGGCGAACGTCTGGTCGTGGTCGCCGGCGTGCCGATCTATGCCGGGACCGGGGCCGGCGGCGGGCAGGGCAGCGGGGCCGGCGTGACCGGCGCCGCCGTCGCCGGGCTGGATTTCGTCGCCGCGCTGGACGTGCTGCGGCGGACCACCGGCGGGCGCGTCTTCGCCGTGACCCGCAACGGCGCCGCCTTCGACGGGGAAAGCGATCCGCTGTGGCCGGCGGTCAAGCCGCTGGTCCGTCCGGCGGAACGCAGCATCACCACCGTCGCCGGCGGCGGGCGCCGCTATGCGCTGGCCAGCCTGCCGGTCGCCGATCTTGCCGGCGGACGCGTCGCCACGGTGCTGATCGCCAGCGACGTCACCCAGGCGGTGGAGGAGCAGGCGCTGTGGTCGGTCGCCTATGTCGCGGCGGTCGGGCTGGTGCTGCTCGGCGCGCTCGGCCTGCTCTACGGTTTCCTGCGGCGGAACTTCTCCACGCTGGACGGCGCGGTGAAGGCTCTGCAGGATCTCTCGCGCGGACGCGCCATGGGCTATGTCGAGCTGCCGGCCGGCAATGACGAGATCGGCCGCATCGCCGGAGCGGTGGAGGTCTTCCGTGGCGTGATGCGCGAGATCGAGCGCAGCGCCGGCCAGCGCGAGCGCCGCCTGCGCCGCCAGCAGCGCTTCATCCGCCGCCAGATGGAGGCGCTGGCCGTCACCCTGGAGGAGGACGCCCGCCAGAACCTGCTGGAGGAGCTGCGCCAGATCGAGGCGGAAACCCACGATGCCCAGTCCGCCCAGTCCAAGGGCGTCGGCGACGAGCTGGGGCTGCTGGCGCTGGGCTTCTCGCGGCTGGCGACGCGGGTCAGCACCCAGCAGGTGCAGCTGACCCAGATGGTGCGCGACCTGCGCGAGGCGTTGGAGGACAAGCGGCGGCTGATCAGCCTGCAGCAGGAGCTGGAGATCGCCCGCACCATGCAGCTGACCATCCTGCCGCAGGTCTTCCCCGATCTGCCGGAACTGGACATCGCCGCGCGGATGATCCCGGCGAAGGAGGTCGGCGGCGATTTCTACGATTTCTTCCCGATTTCCGAACACAAGGTGGCGCTGGTCATCGCCGATGTGTCCGGCAAGGGCATCCCGGCCGCCTTCTTCATGCTGATCACCCGCACCATGCTGCGCGCCATCGCCGAATCCGGCGTCGGTCCGGCGGAAACCATGCGCCGGGTCAACAACCTGCTCGCCGCGGAGAACGAGCAGATGATGTTCGTCACCGTCTTCTACGGCGAGCTGGACCTGCGCACCGGCGTGCTGGCCTTCTCCAACGGCGGTCATAACCCGCCGCTGCGCATGACCGCGTCGGGCGCGGTGAAGGAGTTTGAGCGCACCCCCGGCATCGCCCTGGCCGCCATGCCCGACATGCCCTTCGGCGAAAAGAGCGTGACGCTGGACACCGGCGACATGGTCGTTCTGTTCACCGACGGCGTGACCGAGGCCTTCAACGGTGAAGAGGTGATGTATGGCGACCCCCGGCTCGTTGCCGCGGTCGCCGGGCAGAGCAGCGCCTCGGCACGCGACGGGTTGGACGGGGTGTTGGCCGATGTCGCCCGTTTCACCGCAGGCGCGCCGCAGTCCGACGACATCACGTGTCTGGTCCTGCGCTGGCGCGGGGCGGCGGACGCGCCGGCCGCCATCCTGGCGCAGCAGGCCGATCCCGTCGCCTGA
- a CDS encoding HAMP domain-containing protein → MTTRSASRNASHGPYRGPSGGNRLFMAGIPAVILLAAALAMAGVGLLGTWLAQDQLGEARAAKAAAVAEAVQHDLERAIAYGIPLPRIEGVGTFLQGIAGRNPDLGFLALTGGDGVLLQGAVNAGGGIDAAGLQALTAGLSGLPTPETRAATLQPIERDGLLILRVPVRVGRLSSEGGGGVGNQPAGHVLVGVQPQQVRGQIAGELATVALGGLAVLLLLAELAGVLARASFRAPLRRLALAMEEAVDGRFATLLGRRPRDQVGRLLFAFNAVVFGLHDRRQRFAAHADEVRAAVFDPEVASAVETTRLSALTALGPGLEAPPRREIDARSDDVHAFALLSASAAAMLVSGCGPAVAGPALAAALAGAFAGYAVPFGWRRVAAVSGALVLASAAAVLLLCGAPLAAGLAGGLAGGSAAGLALSYGRRQAADGGQFPLLRALCSGIAAALLWAAAVGWDGGMLAASSLLPAVLAALLARPIVVLRS, encoded by the coding sequence ATGACGACCCGCAGTGCCTCCCGCAATGCCTCCCATGGCCCTTACCGCGGCCCTTCCGGCGGCAATCGCCTGTTCATGGCCGGCATTCCGGCCGTCATCCTGCTGGCGGCCGCGCTGGCGATGGCCGGCGTCGGGCTGCTCGGCACCTGGCTGGCTCAGGACCAGCTGGGAGAGGCGCGCGCCGCCAAGGCCGCCGCGGTGGCGGAGGCGGTTCAGCACGATCTGGAGCGCGCCATCGCCTACGGCATTCCCCTGCCGCGCATCGAAGGGGTCGGGACCTTCCTTCAGGGCATTGCCGGCCGCAACCCGGACCTGGGCTTCCTGGCGCTGACCGGCGGCGACGGGGTGCTGCTGCAGGGGGCGGTGAATGCCGGCGGCGGCATCGACGCCGCGGGACTGCAGGCGCTGACCGCCGGACTGAGCGGTCTGCCGACGCCGGAAACCCGGGCGGCGACCCTCCAGCCGATCGAGCGCGACGGCCTTCTGATCCTGCGGGTGCCGGTTCGGGTCGGCCGGCTGTCGTCCGAGGGCGGCGGCGGGGTGGGCAATCAGCCGGCCGGCCATGTGCTGGTCGGCGTCCAGCCGCAGCAGGTGCGCGGCCAGATCGCCGGGGAATTGGCGACGGTGGCGCTGGGCGGGCTGGCGGTTCTGCTGCTGTTGGCCGAGCTGGCCGGCGTTCTGGCCCGCGCCAGCTTCCGTGCGCCGCTGCGCCGTCTCGCCCTGGCGATGGAGGAGGCGGTGGACGGGCGCTTCGCCACCCTGCTGGGCCGCCGTCCGCGCGATCAGGTCGGCCGGCTGCTGTTCGCCTTCAATGCCGTCGTCTTCGGCCTGCACGACCGCCGCCAGCGCTTCGCCGCCCATGCCGACGAGGTGCGCGCCGCCGTTTTCGATCCGGAGGTCGCGTCCGCCGTCGAAACCACGCGGCTGTCGGCGCTGACCGCCCTCGGCCCCGGGCTGGAGGCGCCGCCGCGGCGCGAGATCGATGCCCGGTCCGACGATGTCCATGCCTTCGCCCTGCTGTCCGCATCGGCGGCGGCGATGCTGGTTTCCGGCTGCGGGCCTGCCGTCGCCGGTCCGGCGCTGGCCGCCGCATTGGCCGGCGCGTTCGCCGGCTATGCCGTTCCCTTCGGCTGGCGCCGTGTCGCGGCGGTGTCGGGCGCGCTGGTGCTGGCCTCCGCGGCGGCCGTGCTGCTGCTCTGCGGCGCCCCGCTGGCGGCCGGGCTGGCCGGCGGATTGGCGGGCGGTTCCGCCGCCGGGCTGGCGCTGTCCTATGGGCGCCGGCAGGCCGCCGACGGCGGGCAGTTCCCGCTGCTGCGGGCGCTGTGCTCCGGGATCGCCGCGGCCCTGCTGTGGGCGGCGGCGGTCGGCTGGGACGGCGGAATGCTTGCCGCATCGTCGCTGCTGCCCGCCGTGCTGGCGGCACTGCTGGCCCGCCCCATCGTCGTTCTGCGGAGTTGA
- the tssK gene encoding type VI secretion system baseplate subunit TssK, giving the protein MSWDDKVIWSEGMFLRAQHFQQQDRYVERLVRGRVAGIRPFAWGISELTINRELLAVGKFAVLRCKGILEDGTPINIPDDDDPPPPLDLPETLANSIVYLALPVRQRGGVEFEVGESADAATRYVGEETETVDAIAGSASVSRIRTGRLRLRYRLERQERAGYHCLGLARIQEVRSDRHATLDERYIPPALNVQALAPLAGFVTEIQGLLNSRSEALAARVGGSNGRGAGEMADFLMLQVANRSEPLFANIARMPDIHPERLHGMMLGLAGELATFTAVNKRPPSFPPYRHEDLQGTLEPVMAEIRRSLSAVLEQTAIPIDLQERKYGIRVGTIADRSLITTATFVLAVRADMPGEALRRNFPALVKIGPVEQIRELVNVQLPGIRVRPLPVAPRQLPYHAGAVYFELERGSPIWKQLATSGGIAVHLAGDFPQVAMELWAIRG; this is encoded by the coding sequence ATGAGTTGGGACGACAAGGTCATCTGGTCCGAAGGCATGTTCCTGCGGGCGCAGCATTTCCAACAGCAGGACCGCTATGTCGAGCGGCTGGTGCGCGGCCGCGTCGCCGGCATCCGTCCCTTCGCCTGGGGCATCAGCGAACTCACCATCAACCGCGAGCTTCTGGCCGTCGGCAAATTCGCCGTCCTGCGCTGCAAGGGCATTCTGGAGGACGGGACGCCGATCAACATCCCCGACGACGACGACCCGCCGCCGCCGCTCGACCTGCCGGAGACGCTGGCGAACAGCATCGTCTATCTGGCCCTGCCGGTCCGCCAGCGCGGCGGCGTGGAGTTCGAGGTGGGCGAGAGCGCCGACGCCGCCACCCGCTATGTCGGCGAGGAGACGGAGACGGTCGACGCCATCGCCGGGTCGGCCAGCGTGTCGCGCATCCGCACCGGGCGCCTGCGCCTGCGCTACCGGCTGGAACGGCAGGAGCGCGCCGGCTACCACTGCCTTGGCCTCGCCCGCATCCAGGAGGTGCGCTCCGACCGCCACGCCACGCTGGACGAGCGCTACATCCCGCCGGCCCTGAACGTCCAGGCGCTGGCGCCGCTGGCCGGCTTCGTCACCGAGATCCAGGGACTGCTGAACAGCCGGTCGGAGGCCCTGGCCGCCCGCGTCGGCGGCTCCAACGGGCGCGGCGCCGGCGAAATGGCCGATTTCCTGATGCTGCAGGTCGCCAACCGCTCCGAACCGTTGTTCGCCAACATCGCCCGCATGCCCGACATCCACCCGGAACGGCTGCACGGCATGATGCTGGGGCTGGCCGGCGAACTGGCGACCTTCACCGCCGTCAACAAGCGTCCGCCCAGTTTCCCGCCCTACCGGCACGAGGATCTGCAGGGCACGCTGGAGCCGGTGATGGCGGAGATCCGCCGTTCGCTGAGCGCCGTGCTGGAACAGACCGCCATCCCCATCGATCTGCAGGAGCGCAAATACGGCATCCGCGTCGGCACCATCGCCGACCGTTCGCTGATCACCACGGCGACCTTCGTGCTGGCGGTGCGGGCGGACATGCCGGGCGAGGCGTTGCGCCGCAACTTTCCGGCGCTGGTGAAGATCGGCCCGGTGGAGCAAATCCGAGAGCTGGTCAATGTACAGTTGCCCGGAATCCGAGTAAGGCCATTGCCGGTCGCTCCGCGCCAACTGCCCTACCACGCCGGTGCCGTGTATTTCGAGCTCGAACGCGGTAGCCCTATTTGGAAACAGCTTGCAACATCGGGCGGAATCGCGGTTCATCTAGCAGGTGATTTTCCCCAGGTGGCGATGGAGCTTTGGGCGATCCGTGGCTGA